From Serratia fonticola:
GCCCGGTCGGTGCCGTAGCAATGGGGGGAAGTACCGGGATACCATACAAATAAAATATCATTTCGGCCAACAGGATCCGGCCTTGCAAAAAACGCCGACGGCGCTTGACGGAGAAGCGGGCAGTTCTTTCGATCAGGTCTTCAGGGAGCCGATGGGTATCTAAACGCTCTGCAACCGCATCCCATCGGATAAAATGACAAGCCATTGTTCACTCCATGACCGAGGCTCATAAAAAAACTGGGGGGTTAGAGTAAGCATTACGTTAAGATTTTTCATTAAGAATTCGCATGATCTTTTTCTTAATTATTCTTCTGTTGAATGAAAAAGCAGCGGAGTGGCAGGAGTTCGGTGCGGGGCAGGGCTGGGTAAAGCTAGCGAAACTAGCACTTTGGATGGTTGATCACCATCGCTTCTCTTATCGTGCCAGATCCCCATATAGTCCACTGCCAACCGTGCAGCAGCAATAACACTGTTGCCTAATCCCAGCCCACTGTCAGCCTTGCGGAACGGGCTTTTAGGCCCTTTAAAATAGCGTTACTGATGGCGGGAGGAAAGCCTGCTGGCAACTGCTGTGTTACCCGCTCGATAACGGTATCAACGGATCCAGCCATTTCCGTCAGGATCCCCTCCATGGCGGCGCGCTCAAATCCTACTGTTTTGGCTGTTTGGAAGAAGTGGCGTGGGAATATTTGCTCAATGGCGTACTTCTTTCCCTTGCTTCCTTTTAGGCCCATAGCGAGCTTGGCATCTTTCGGATGAAGGCCTCTGCCACCAAACACCGGGTAGACAGATAGAATGTCGTACAAGGGGGTTAAACGAAAACGCCCATCAGCTTCAATGAACACCGAGAAGTTCTTTGCATGTCCATCGGTTGCGGCTAGCAACCAGAACAATACCTGTGCCTTCATGAAATTATAGCGATCCTTTTCCGCTGTCACCGAGCCAAGCAGATATTCCATGATCTCGCTTATCCCTGGTCCCCCCTGATTTTCGTATTTACGTGCCGAGGGAACATTTAAAACCTGGCAGAAATCTTCTTGGGGCAGTCGCATGATCCAACTGCCGTCTGAGGCATACCGGCGGTCAAAGCGTTCCACTGCTAAGGCTTTTATGTCACCCACTTGCATAATGAAGCAATGGGGGACTGATAATCCAAATTCCTTGGCCAGTAGAGCGCAGAGATACTCGTTTTCGACACTGTCTGACAAGTCGATACTGTATGAGTGGCTTTCTATTTTTCCGATGGGTAGCTTAATGATATGGGTGGTTGGTGTGGCTGCGATCGGTAAACACCAACGGTTTTCGAGATAGAGGAGAGCCGTCTTTTCTTGGGCCCCGGCCAGGGAAATTCGGAAATCTTCAACATCCTCAATCATGCCCAGAGGGGCACCAGCTTTGTAGCCTGTAAGTATGCTTGCCAGTTCTTGGTTGGATAGCGCTTTATAGTTTATGGTGCGAATGTCCCCCGGGTCTGCATTTTGTGGCAAGAGTTGCAGGGCACCAATGGTGTCAGCACCGATACGTGCCAAAAGGTCGAAGGGTTGAGTCGAGTCAGCACTGTAGCGCGCTAGGATCCTGTCCCGGATCTCAGGGTTGTCCGGCAGCAGGTTATCGAAGAAGTTGTAGACTTCTGCCCCTTTGTAAGGCCGTCGCCTCAAGGGCATGGAGAGCGATATAGGACGGCTTCCAGGTTGGTTAAGCCAAGTGTCCACGTATTGGAACATATGGGCGCCAGTGCCCTCACGGCTGAAAATCCCTACCTTATAACCATTCATGTAGGCATTTAGGTCAGCCATTACCACTCCTCTTTCCAACCATCGGTACTTTTGGTTTCGCAGCTCTGGCTACCTCTGGGTTTTACTTCCAGCTCCAGATTCAGCGCAGACAGGATTTTGAAGAAAGTCTCTAATTTGGTCGTTCCCGGCTGGAGTTCAAAGTTGGACACGGTGTCTTGACGGATCCCAACCCTACTGGCTACTTTTTCTTGTGAAAGATTTTCTGCGAGGCGGACATCTCGCAAGTAGATGCTGAGCTGCTTGGCATTGGTGATCTTCATGTCACATATCCTGTTAACCAGATGGCTCTACTTTACACGCTTAAGCAGGTAAATCAATTTTACACGCTATAGCAGGTAAATTAGAGTTTACACGCTATAGGGGGTTAAACTTTTGATACACGGTATAGCGTGTATCTTTGTTACTACCTGCCATAGCGTGTAATTTTTAAGTGACTCCCCCCGCCGTAAACGGCGAGGATTTTGATGCTGATCTTCATGAGTGTCCCCCGAGCGCTTACTTCGGGGGACACTCGGGGGGAAATTCTCATGAAACAACATCAGATAAAGCAACCAGTAAGAATAAAAATCAATTACTTACCAATACAGAAGCTGGAGAAGATGCGCCCGAGCAGGTCATCGGAGGTAAACTCCCCGGTGATTTCGCTCAATGCCTGCTGTGCCAACCGCAGTTCTTCGGCCAGCAGTTCCCCCGCGTAAGCGCTCACTAACTGTTCTTTACCCTGCACCAGATGCTGTGCCGCCTGCTCCAGTGCTTGCAAGTGGCGGCGGCGGGCCAGGAAGCCGCCTTCCATATTGCTGGTGAAGCCCATGCTCTGCTTCAGATGTTCGCGCAGCAGGTCGATCCCCTCACCGGTACGCGCCGACAGGCGAATAAGTGAGTGACCATTTACTTCGCTCAGGCCCAATGTCTCGCCGGTAATGTCGGCTTTGTTGCGCACGACGGTGATCGGCAAGGTACTTGGCAGGCGTGCCATAAACTCTGGCCAGATCTCGGCGGGTTCGGTGGCGGCGGTGGTGGTGCCATCCACCATAAACAGCACGCGATCCGCCTGTTCGATCTCATTCCAGGCACGTTCGATGCCGATACGCTCAACTTCGTCGCTGGCTTCCCGCAGCCCGGCGGTATCGATGATGTGCAGTGGCATGCCATCGATATGAATATGTTCGCGCAATACATCGCGCGTGGTGCCTGCAATGTCGGTGACGATGGCCGCTTCACGCCCTGCCAGCTCATTGAGCAGGCTGGATTTCCCGGCGTTGGGCCGCCCGGCGATCACTACCTTCATCCCTTCACGCAGCAGGCTGCCTTGACGCGCCTCGGCCCGCACGCCGTCCAGATCGTCCATCACGCCGTTCAGTTGGGCTTCGATTTTGCCATCCGAAAGGAAGTCGATCTCCTCATCCGGGAAGTCGATCGCCGCTTCTACATAGATGCGCAGGTGAGTGAGCGCTTCCACAAGCTGATGGATACGGAGGGAAAAAGCACCTTGCAACGAGTTCATGGCTGAACGGGCTGCCTGTTCGGAACTGGCATCGATCAGATCGGCAATGGCTTCGGCCTGGGCCAGATCCAGCTTGTCATTGAGGAAAGCGCGCTCCGAGAACTCCCCTGGGCGGGCAATCCGCACGTCTGGCAGCGCCAACACGCGTTTGAGCAGCAGATCGAGGATCACTGGCCCACCGTGGCCCTGCAGTTCCAGCACGTCCTCACCGGTAAAGGAATTGGGGCCTGGGAACCACAGTGCGATC
This genomic window contains:
- a CDS encoding type II toxin-antitoxin system HipA family toxin, encoding MADLNAYMNGYKVGIFSREGTGAHMFQYVDTWLNQPGSRPISLSMPLRRRPYKGAEVYNFFDNLLPDNPEIRDRILARYSADSTQPFDLLARIGADTIGALQLLPQNADPGDIRTINYKALSNQELASILTGYKAGAPLGMIEDVEDFRISLAGAQEKTALLYLENRWCLPIAATPTTHIIKLPIGKIESHSYSIDLSDSVENEYLCALLAKEFGLSVPHCFIMQVGDIKALAVERFDRRYASDGSWIMRLPQEDFCQVLNVPSARKYENQGGPGISEIMEYLLGSVTAEKDRYNFMKAQVLFWLLAATDGHAKNFSVFIEADGRFRLTPLYDILSVYPVFGGRGLHPKDAKLAMGLKGSKGKKYAIEQIFPRHFFQTAKTVGFERAAMEGILTEMAGSVDTVIERVTQQLPAGFPPAISNAILKGLKARSARLTVGWD
- a CDS encoding helix-turn-helix domain-containing protein; amino-acid sequence: MKITNAKQLSIYLRDVRLAENLSQEKVASRVGIRQDTVSNFELQPGTTKLETFFKILSALNLELEVKPRGSQSCETKSTDGWKEEW
- the mnmE gene encoding tRNA uridine-5-carboxymethylaminomethyl(34) synthesis GTPase MnmE; this encodes MNTTDTIAALATPPGRGGVGILRISGRGAKDVALAVLGKLPKPRYADYLPFRDTEGSTLDQGIALWFPGPNSFTGEDVLELQGHGGPVILDLLLKRVLALPDVRIARPGEFSERAFLNDKLDLAQAEAIADLIDASSEQAARSAMNSLQGAFSLRIHQLVEALTHLRIYVEAAIDFPDEEIDFLSDGKIEAQLNGVMDDLDGVRAEARQGSLLREGMKVVIAGRPNAGKSSLLNELAGREAAIVTDIAGTTRDVLREHIHIDGMPLHIIDTAGLREASDEVERIGIERAWNEIEQADRVLFMVDGTTTAATEPAEIWPEFMARLPSTLPITVVRNKADITGETLGLSEVNGHSLIRLSARTGEGIDLLREHLKQSMGFTSNMEGGFLARRRHLQALEQAAQHLVQGKEQLVSAYAGELLAEELRLAQQALSEITGEFTSDDLLGRIFSSFCIGK